Proteins encoded within one genomic window of Burkholderiaceae bacterium:
- a CDS encoding P-type ATPase, translating into MNDHLYHHGRAAGEQARASTIYTCPMHPEVRQDRPGNCPKCHMNLVPEGRAASGHHHHHDHTVGAQAPMAAAAPLQEVPAGTVYTCPMHPEIRQDHPGNCPKCGMTLEPLIPLDEEDNSELIDFQRRFWWTLPLTLIVTVLAMFGHRLGWFAMATQSWVELVLSLPVVLWAGWPFFVRGWQSIMKRNPNMWTLIGLGTGAAFVYSVVATVAPGAFPASFVAMGRVAVYFEAAVVIISLTLLGQILELKARSQTSAAIKSLLGLAPKTARRINADGSEEDVPLAHVHVGDLLRVRPGEKVPVDGVVTEGRSAVDESMLTGEPIPVTKRAGDKLIGATLNSSGALVMRADKVGAATVLSQIVQMVANAQRSKAPMQRMADKVAGKFVMVVVAIAIATFFVWGLFGPEPSWVFGLINAVAVLIIACPCALGLATPMSVMVATGRAATQGVLFRDAGAIEKMREVDTLIVDKTGTLTEGRPAFDTAVAAVGFTPDEVLLLAASLDQGSEHPLADTIVGAAREQGLALAKPVDFESGSGIGVRGVVEDRRLALGNTTLMEQEGIDVDALKTDAERLRGEGASVMHLAVDGQLAGLLAVTDPVKPSTPEAIHTLHAGGLRIVMATGDGLTTARAVGARLGIDEVHGEVKPADKLALVEKFQREGHVVAMAGDGINDAPALAKADVGVAMGTGTDVAMNSGQVTLVKGDLRGIAAARQISLDTVRNMRQNLLFAFVYNGIGVPIAAGVLYPITGWLLSPMIAALAMSLSSASVIFNALRLRRARG; encoded by the coding sequence ATGAACGATCATCTGTATCACCACGGCCGTGCTGCGGGCGAACAGGCCCGGGCGAGCACCATCTACACCTGCCCTATGCACCCTGAGGTGCGGCAGGATCGTCCAGGCAACTGCCCCAAATGCCACATGAACCTGGTTCCAGAGGGGCGGGCGGCTTCCGGCCATCATCATCACCACGACCATACCGTGGGCGCACAGGCGCCGATGGCTGCGGCTGCGCCGCTCCAGGAGGTTCCGGCGGGCACCGTCTACACCTGCCCCATGCACCCCGAGATACGGCAGGACCATCCAGGCAATTGTCCCAAGTGCGGCATGACGCTGGAGCCCCTGATCCCCCTGGACGAGGAGGACAACAGCGAGTTGATTGATTTTCAGCGTCGCTTCTGGTGGACGCTGCCGCTTACGCTAATCGTCACGGTGCTGGCCATGTTTGGCCATCGCCTGGGCTGGTTCGCCATGGCGACCCAGAGCTGGGTCGAGCTGGTGCTGTCGTTGCCCGTAGTGCTGTGGGCCGGCTGGCCCTTCTTCGTGCGCGGCTGGCAGTCCATCATGAAGCGCAACCCGAACATGTGGACGCTGATCGGGCTGGGCACGGGGGCGGCCTTTGTCTACAGCGTCGTCGCGACCGTGGCGCCGGGCGCGTTCCCGGCCTCGTTCGTGGCCATGGGCCGCGTGGCCGTGTACTTCGAGGCGGCCGTGGTCATCATCTCCCTGACCCTGCTGGGCCAGATCCTGGAGCTGAAGGCGCGTTCGCAGACCTCGGCGGCCATCAAGTCCCTGCTGGGCCTGGCACCCAAGACGGCCCGGCGCATCAACGCCGACGGCAGCGAGGAGGACGTGCCGCTCGCCCACGTGCATGTCGGCGATTTGCTGCGCGTGCGCCCCGGCGAGAAGGTGCCCGTCGATGGCGTGGTGACCGAGGGCCGCAGCGCGGTCGATGAATCCATGCTGACCGGAGAACCCATTCCCGTGACCAAGCGCGCGGGCGACAAGCTGATCGGCGCCACGCTCAACAGCAGCGGCGCGCTGGTCATGCGCGCCGACAAGGTCGGCGCGGCCACCGTGCTGTCGCAGATCGTGCAGATGGTGGCCAATGCGCAGCGCTCCAAGGCGCCCATGCAGCGCATGGCCGACAAGGTGGCGGGCAAGTTCGTCATGGTGGTCGTGGCGATCGCCATCGCCACATTCTTCGTCTGGGGCCTGTTCGGCCCCGAGCCCAGTTGGGTGTTCGGCCTGATCAACGCCGTGGCCGTGCTGATCATCGCCTGCCCCTGCGCGCTGGGGCTGGCCACGCCCATGTCGGTGATGGTGGCCACGGGCCGCGCGGCCACGCAGGGCGTGCTGTTCCGCGATGCGGGCGCGATCGAGAAGATGCGCGAGGTGGACACCCTGATCGTGGACAAGACCGGCACGCTGACCGAGGGCAGGCCGGCCTTCGACACGGCCGTCGCCGCCGTGGGTTTCACGCCCGACGAGGTGCTGCTTCTCGCGGCCAGCCTGGACCAGGGCAGCGAGCATCCGCTGGCCGATACCATCGTCGGCGCAGCGCGCGAGCAGGGCCTGGCGCTGGCCAAGCCGGTCGACTTCGAGTCGGGCAGCGGCATCGGCGTGCGCGGCGTTGTGGAGGACCGGCGCTTGGCGCTGGGCAACACCACGCTCATGGAGCAGGAAGGCATCGACGTGGACGCCCTGAAAACCGATGCTGAGCGCCTGCGCGGCGAAGGCGCCAGCGTCATGCACCTGGCCGTCGATGGCCAGCTGGCCGGCCTGCTGGCCGTGACCGACCCCGTCAAGCCCAGTACGCCCGAGGCCATCCACACTCTGCACGCCGGCGGCCTGCGCATCGTCATGGCCACGGGCGATGGCCTCACCACCGCCCGCGCCGTGGGCGCCAGGCTGGGCATCGACGAGGTGCATGGCGAGGTGAAGCCCGCCGACAAGCTGGCACTGGTCGAAAAATTTCAGCGCGAGGGCCATGTGGTCGCGATGGCCGGCGACGGCATCAACGATGCGCCGGCATTGGCCAAGGCCGACGTGGGCGTGGCCATGGGAACGGGCACCGACGTGGCGATGAACAGCGGCCAGGTCACCCTGGTCAAGGGCGATCTGCGCGGCATCGCGGCGGCACGCCAGATATCCCTCGATACGGTGCGCAACATGCGGCAGAACCTGCTGTTCGCCTTCGTCTACAACGGTATCGGCGTGCCCATCGCCGCCGGCGTGCTCTATCCCATCACGGGCTGGTTGCTGTCGCCCATGATCGCGGCGTTGGCCATGAGCCTGAGCTCGGCGTCGGTCATCTTCAACGCACTACGGCTGCGGCGCGCACGAGGCTAA
- a CDS encoding Cytochrome c family protein, whose protein sequence is MALKPLVLGAAGLLALLLVAGAGYFSLLDNNRQAAAPLHSLRPDDPQLLRVGARIYAQQCAACHGAEGEGQPSWRDRGLDGLLPAPPHDPSGHTWHHPDEQLFAITKQGLARLINQPDYRTAMPIYDGVLSDDEIVAVLSWIKTQWPPEIRRRHDEINVQYRKSLSR, encoded by the coding sequence ATGGCATTGAAACCGCTGGTCTTGGGGGCCGCAGGATTGTTGGCCCTGCTGCTGGTCGCAGGGGCAGGTTACTTTTCCCTGCTCGACAACAACCGGCAAGCGGCGGCGCCGCTGCACAGCCTGCGTCCTGATGACCCCCAGTTGCTGCGTGTCGGGGCCCGCATCTATGCCCAACAATGTGCTGCCTGCCATGGCGCCGAGGGCGAGGGCCAGCCCAGTTGGCGCGATCGCGGGCTCGATGGCCTGCTGCCGGCCCCACCGCACGATCCCAGCGGGCACACCTGGCACCACCCGGACGAGCAGCTGTTCGCCATCACCAAGCAGGGTCTGGCCCGGCTGATCAATCAGCCCGACTACCGCACGGCCATGCCCATCTACGATGGCGTGTTGAGCGACGACGAGATCGTGGCCGTGTTGTCGTGGATCAAGACGCAATGGCCGCCCGAGATACGGCGCCGCCACGACGAAATCAATGTCCAGTACCGCAAGTCCTTGTCCCGATAA
- a CDS encoding DUF2933 domain-containing protein has translation MTHDHASHPQSVQSGGFWRSRYALGLIVFGAVAGYFLWSEHRAHLAQWWPYAFLLACPLMHVFMHKGHGGHGGGSGALDQRMGQNSDRA, from the coding sequence ATGACCCATGACCATGCATCCCATCCGCAGAGCGTGCAGTCCGGCGGGTTCTGGCGCTCGCGCTACGCCCTAGGCCTGATCGTGTTCGGCGCCGTCGCCGGATACTTCCTATGGAGCGAGCACCGTGCCCACTTGGCGCAATGGTGGCCCTATGCCTTCCTGCTGGCCTGCCCGCTGATGCATGTCTTCATGCACAAGGGCCATGGCGGGCACGGTGGTGGCTCCGGCGCACTCGACCAGCGCATGGGGCAAAACTCTGACAGGGCCTGA
- a CDS encoding blue (type 1) copper domain-containing protein has protein sequence MKKSILISLFSAAAFPLAALAAGTHAGGHDMPASHGNMSMSEHSAMFGQPGDPAKVTRTVDVVLNDNMRFEPSTIDVKEGETVRFMVRNTGKVRHEMVLGSLDELKEHAKEMRANPGMVHSEPNQVNLAPGQRGSMVWQFTQPGKVDFACTEPGHLEAGMVGQVKVAR, from the coding sequence ATGAAGAAAAGCATCCTCATTTCCCTGTTTTCCGCTGCGGCGTTTCCGCTAGCTGCGCTGGCTGCCGGCACGCACGCTGGTGGCCACGACATGCCCGCCTCGCACGGCAACATGAGCATGTCGGAGCACAGCGCCATGTTCGGCCAGCCCGGCGACCCCGCCAAGGTCACGCGCACCGTGGACGTGGTGCTGAACGACAACATGCGCTTTGAGCCCTCCACGATCGACGTGAAAGAAGGCGAGACCGTGCGCTTCATGGTGCGCAACACTGGCAAGGTCAGGCACGAAATGGTGCTCGGCTCGCTGGACGAGTTGAAAGAGCATGCCAAGGAAATGCGCGCCAATCCCGGCATGGTGCACAGCGAACCCAACCAGGTAAACCTCGCACCCGGCCAGCGCGGTTCGATGGTGTGGCAGTTCACACAGCCGGGCAAGGTCGACTTCGCCTGCACCGAGCCTGGACACCTTGAAGCCGGCATGGTTGGGCAAGTCAAGGTTGCGCGCTGA
- a CDS encoding Copper resistance protein B: MDHGAMPGMDHGPAPSQGADSGPASAMNHGAAPASSGSMAGMDHGDMQMQGGSPPADARDPNGYSDGFERGSGKYSLTGVPRLQLGDQMSFANLRVNRLERAWARHGDNATTYDLQARIGRDFNHLVIKAEGDVAQGKVQDSRTELLWGHAIAAFWDSQLGVRFDHGTGKDRQWLAAGVQGLAPYWFELDATVYLGSGGRTALRLEGSYDWLLTQKLILQPRTEWNFYGKSDPANAIGSGLANASAGLRLRYEITRQIAPYIGVEWQHSFGLTGDFVRASGGSATQTRWLAGLNFWF, translated from the coding sequence ATGGATCATGGCGCCATGCCGGGCATGGATCACGGCCCCGCGCCATCCCAAGGTGCCGACAGCGGCCCCGCTTCCGCGATGAACCACGGCGCTGCGCCAGCTTCCAGCGGCTCCATGGCGGGCATGGATCACGGCGACATGCAGATGCAAGGCGGCAGCCCGCCCGCCGATGCGCGCGACCCCAACGGCTATTCCGACGGCTTCGAGCGCGGCAGCGGCAAGTATTCGCTCACGGGCGTGCCGCGCCTGCAACTGGGCGACCAGATGAGCTTTGCGAACCTGAGGGTCAACCGCTTGGAGCGCGCCTGGGCGCGCCACGGCGATAACGCCACGACGTATGACCTGCAAGCGCGCATCGGCCGCGACTTCAATCACCTGGTCATCAAGGCCGAGGGCGACGTCGCCCAGGGCAAAGTACAGGATTCGCGCACCGAACTGCTCTGGGGCCACGCCATCGCCGCCTTCTGGGACAGTCAACTCGGCGTGCGCTTCGACCACGGCACAGGCAAGGATCGCCAGTGGCTTGCGGCTGGCGTGCAGGGCCTCGCGCCCTACTGGTTTGAGCTCGATGCCACGGTCTATCTGGGCAGTGGCGGCCGCACCGCGCTGCGGCTCGAAGGTAGCTATGACTGGCTTCTCACGCAAAAGCTGATTCTGCAGCCGCGCACCGAATGGAATTTCTACGGCAAGAGCGATCCGGCCAACGCCATCGGCAGCGGCCTTGCCAACGCCAGTGCGGGTTTGCGCCTGCGCTACGAAATCACGCGCCAGATCGCACCCTACATCGGCGTCGAATGGCAACACAGCTTTGGCCTCACGGGAGACTTCGTGCGCGCCTCGGGTGGCAGTGCCACCCAGACGCGCTGGTTGGCGGGCTTGAATTTCTGGTTCTGA
- a CDS encoding Multicopper oxidase has translation MGTLDAALPAWALQDLPAARTGTPPELRGPVFDLTLAETRVDFDGRTGIATTINGSLPGPTLRMREGETVTIRVTNRLRETASIHWHGIILPFQMDGVPGVSFAGIAPGETFTYRYTLEQSGTYWYHSHSGMQEVTGLYGALIVEPRDRETIRTDREHVVLLSDWTGTDPMRALAKLKAQGDVFNQHRPTFVKFLRDVREQGLGAALQERDMWYAMRMSPSDMADLSSTVLSYLVNGSAPGANWTALFKPGERVRLRCINGSGNTFYDVRIPGLKLTVVQADGQDVEPVTVDEFRFGPGQTYDVIVQPKDDAYTLFAQSMDRTGYARATLAVRPGLSAPVPALDAVQWLTMADMMGGMARGGGHDMAAMGHGPMAGMNHAGMAGMQGMGGGHDMSAMGGMPGMAHSMASNPLQKPGTAVRHARTEWGPGADMRVDMPRTNLDDPGVGLRGNGRRVLTLADLKTVGGSLYAGGPEREIELHLTGNMERYTWSFDGLDFTDSRPVHFRYGERLRVILHNDTMMTHPMHLHGMWQELENASGEFVARLHTIPVQPAQRVSFLVSADALGRWVWHCHLMFHMEMGMFREVVVA, from the coding sequence TTGGGCACGCTCGATGCCGCACTGCCCGCCTGGGCACTGCAAGACCTGCCAGCAGCCCGTACGGGAACGCCACCCGAGTTGCGTGGCCCCGTCTTTGACCTGACGCTGGCCGAAACCCGCGTCGACTTCGACGGCCGCACGGGCATCGCCACCACCATCAACGGCAGTCTGCCCGGGCCGACGCTGCGCATGCGCGAAGGCGAGACCGTGACGATTCGCGTCACCAACCGCCTGCGCGAGACGGCATCTATCCACTGGCACGGCATCATCCTGCCATTCCAGATGGACGGCGTACCGGGCGTGAGCTTTGCCGGCATCGCGCCCGGTGAGACCTTCACCTACCGCTACACGCTGGAGCAAAGCGGCACCTACTGGTACCACTCGCACAGCGGCATGCAGGAGGTGACCGGCCTGTATGGCGCGCTCATCGTCGAGCCGCGCGATCGTGAAACCATTCGCACCGACCGCGAGCACGTCGTGCTGCTGTCGGACTGGACCGGCACCGACCCGATGCGCGCGTTGGCCAAGCTCAAGGCGCAAGGCGACGTGTTTAACCAGCACCGGCCCACCTTCGTCAAATTCCTGCGTGACGTCCGCGAGCAGGGCCTGGGCGCGGCGCTGCAGGAGCGTGACATGTGGTACGCCATGCGCATGAGCCCGAGCGACATGGCCGATTTGTCCTCGACCGTGCTCAGTTACCTCGTCAACGGCAGCGCGCCTGGCGCCAACTGGACGGCGCTCTTCAAGCCCGGCGAGCGCGTGCGCCTGCGCTGCATCAACGGCAGCGGCAATACGTTCTATGACGTGCGCATTCCGGGCCTCAAGCTCACCGTGGTGCAGGCCGACGGGCAAGACGTGGAGCCAGTGACGGTGGATGAGTTCCGCTTCGGCCCCGGCCAGACCTACGACGTGATTGTGCAGCCCAAAGACGATGCCTACACGCTCTTTGCGCAATCGATGGATCGCACCGGCTACGCGCGCGCCACACTGGCGGTACGCCCGGGCCTGAGCGCGCCGGTGCCCGCGCTGGATGCGGTGCAGTGGCTCACCATGGCCGACATGATGGGCGGCATGGCGCGAGGCGGTGGCCACGACATGGCGGCGATGGGCCACGGCCCCATGGCTGGGATGAACCACGCTGGCATGGCCGGCATGCAGGGCATGGGCGGCGGGCACGACATGTCGGCCATGGGCGGCATGCCCGGCATGGCGCACAGCATGGCGTCCAATCCGTTGCAAAAGCCCGGCACCGCCGTGCGCCACGCTCGCACCGAATGGGGCCCCGGCGCCGACATGCGCGTGGACATGCCGCGCACCAACCTGGATGACCCCGGCGTCGGACTGCGCGGCAACGGCCGGCGCGTGCTCACGCTGGCCGATCTCAAGACCGTCGGCGGATCGCTCTATGCCGGCGGGCCCGAGCGCGAAATCGAGTTGCATCTGACGGGCAACATGGAGCGCTACACCTGGTCGTTCGACGGCCTTGACTTCACCGACAGTCGCCCCGTGCATTTCCGCTACGGCGAGCGCCTGCGCGTAATCCTGCACAACGACACCATGATGACCCACCCCATGCACCTGCACGGCATGTGGCAGGAGCTGGAAAACGCCTCGGGCGAATTCGTCGCGCGCCTGCACACCATCCCCGTGCAGCCGGCGCAGCGCGTGAGCTTTCTCGTCAGCGCCGACGCGCTCGGCCGCTGGGTCTGGCACTGCCACCTGATGTTCCACATGGAAATGGGCATGTTCCGCGAGGTGGTGGTGGCATGA
- a CDS encoding Copper-sensing two-component system response regulator CusR — translation MKILIVEDEPKTGEYLRQGLSEAGYVADLVPHGTDGLHMALHGAYDLVILDVMLPGLNGWQVLQSLRERGLQMPVLFLTARDQVEDRVKGLELGADDYLVKPFSFAELLARVRIILRRGPAGNEGTTLRVADLELDLLRRRVSRNGKRVDLTAKEFGLLELLMRRHGEVLPRSLIASQVWDMNFDSDTNVIEVAMRRLRMKIDEGHPVKLIQTVRGMGYVLDVPQEE, via the coding sequence GTGAAGATATTGATCGTCGAAGACGAGCCCAAGACGGGCGAGTATTTGCGCCAGGGCTTGAGCGAGGCCGGGTACGTCGCGGACCTGGTGCCCCATGGCACCGATGGGCTGCACATGGCCTTGCACGGCGCCTACGACCTCGTGATCCTGGATGTCATGCTGCCCGGGCTGAACGGCTGGCAGGTGCTGCAATCGTTGCGCGAGCGCGGCCTGCAAATGCCAGTGCTGTTCCTGACCGCCCGCGACCAGGTCGAAGACCGCGTCAAGGGGCTGGAGCTTGGCGCCGACGACTATTTGGTCAAGCCGTTCTCGTTTGCGGAACTGCTGGCCCGCGTGCGCATCATCTTGCGCCGCGGCCCGGCGGGCAACGAAGGCACCACGTTGCGCGTGGCCGACCTGGAACTGGACCTGCTGCGCCGCCGGGTCTCGCGCAATGGCAAGCGCGTGGACCTGACGGCCAAGGAGTTCGGCCTGCTGGAACTGCTGATGCGTCGCCACGGCGAGGTGTTGCCACGCTCCCTGATCGCATCGCAGGTGTGGGACATGAACTTCGACAGCGACACCAACGTCATCGAAGTGGCGATGCGACGACTGCGCATGAAGATCGACGAGGGGCACCCGGTCAAGCTCATCCAGACCGTGCGCGGCATGGGTTATGTGCTCGACGTACCGCAGGAGGAATAG
- a CDS encoding Heavy metal sensor histidine kinase yields the protein MLFRVRWGRLPLTQRLTLLFTAVAASVVLGLGALFLVETERHFVELDRMALQDKQHLIEEILRNANSADDTRRRLGEALSYHHDLYAQVQDGQGAVVFQSRGFIPTMRGDKTPHAGENQVFGMLRHDGARFHTLVFKAAPAYSPAPLTVWIAADTDHHTQFLDGLRRSLALYVLAAIAICGLLSWFAARQGLAPLRDMKSRAAKVTGQKLGERMPVQAVPVEMADLAQELNRMLDRLQEDFQRLTDFASDLAHELRTPISNLLTQTQVALATKRDAATYRDILASNAEEFQRLARMVSDMLFLAKTERGVDLPRVERFSVRQDALALLDFYEAVAEEKRIRLRVEGDGEIEGDRLMFRRAVSNLLSNALRHAPEAGDVTIRIAATAQATTVAVENTGADIDAKILPRLFDRFYRADASRTHPDTDGSGLGLAITRAIAEAHGGGVTASSGQGRTCFTLVFPHHIAKPSS from the coding sequence GTGTTGTTTCGGGTTCGTTGGGGCCGGTTGCCGCTGACGCAGCGCCTGACCCTGCTCTTCACTGCGGTGGCGGCCTCGGTGGTGCTGGGGCTGGGCGCTTTGTTTCTGGTCGAGACCGAGCGGCATTTCGTCGAGCTCGATCGGATGGCGCTGCAAGACAAGCAACACCTGATCGAGGAAATTCTGCGCAATGCCAACTCGGCGGACGACACTCGCCGGCGACTGGGCGAGGCGCTGAGCTATCACCATGATCTCTACGCCCAAGTCCAGGATGGACAAGGAGCAGTGGTCTTTCAATCCCGCGGGTTCATCCCCACCATGCGCGGCGACAAGACCCCGCACGCCGGTGAAAACCAGGTGTTTGGGATGTTGCGGCACGACGGTGCCCGGTTCCATACACTGGTCTTCAAGGCCGCCCCGGCCTACTCCCCCGCTCCCCTTACCGTCTGGATCGCCGCGGATACGGATCACCACACGCAGTTTCTCGACGGCCTGCGGCGCAGCTTGGCCTTGTATGTGCTCGCCGCCATCGCCATCTGCGGCCTGCTCTCGTGGTTCGCCGCGCGCCAGGGGCTGGCGCCCTTGCGCGACATGAAGTCACGGGCTGCCAAGGTGACGGGCCAGAAGCTCGGCGAGCGCATGCCCGTGCAGGCCGTGCCGGTAGAAATGGCCGACCTGGCGCAAGAGCTGAACCGCATGCTGGATCGGCTGCAGGAGGACTTCCAGCGCCTGACTGATTTCGCGTCGGACCTGGCGCACGAACTGCGCACTCCCATCAGCAATCTGTTGACGCAAACGCAGGTGGCGCTGGCGACCAAGCGCGATGCCGCAACCTACCGCGACATCCTGGCATCGAACGCCGAGGAATTTCAGCGTTTGGCGCGCATGGTGTCCGACATGCTGTTCCTGGCCAAGACCGAGCGCGGCGTGGATTTGCCGCGCGTGGAGAGGTTCTCCGTGCGCCAGGATGCGCTGGCGCTGCTCGACTTCTACGAGGCCGTGGCCGAGGAAAAGCGCATCCGGCTGCGGGTGGAAGGCGATGGCGAGATCGAAGGCGACCGCCTGATGTTCCGCCGCGCGGTTAGCAACCTGCTGTCCAACGCCCTGCGCCACGCGCCCGAGGCCGGTGACGTCACCATCCGCATCGCCGCCACCGCACAGGCCACGACGGTGGCCGTGGAGAACACCGGTGCCGACATCGACGCCAAGATTCTGCCCCGGCTGTTCGACCGTTTCTACCGCGCCGATGCTTCCAGGACCCATCCGGACACTGACGGATCGGGCTTGGGTCTGGCCATTACGCGCGCTATCGCCGAGGCCCACGGCGGCGGCGTCACGGCAAGCTCGGGTCAGGGACGCACCTGTTTCACCCTGGTGTTTCCACATCACATTGCAAAGCCTTCAAGCTGA
- a CDS encoding Multicopper oxidase: MTNHESLTRRDFMNGVGMGTAALLAGLPQVEAAPAMQSASDTFEPDVALELIALPRSVSLRPGRATSVWSYQSRVLKGDPASVQALPDSYLGPILRLRRGQKVRIDFINRLDQPSTVHWHGLHVPDTMDGHPRFAIGRGERYRYEFEVRNRAGTYWYHPHPHGHTGEQVYFGLAGLLLVSDEEEQALPLPRGQYDLPIVIQDRSFDDGNQLRYLSGTGPTARGDASGAPSAPGNTMGGGAMMGGMMSRGAMMSGGMGDMMTRMMGFLGDTVLVNGRPESLIEVATHPYRLRILNGSNSRIYKLAWQDGRPLTVIGTDGGLLERPVHKDYVMLAPAERVELWADFSKDDLGTQLTMISLAFEGAMGRMMDMMGGGSMGDAMGGSSLAAGARFPIFTVKVARKVNGSLQLPDRLSAISWPRLQDAVNRAKPRTFRITMAQMQWGFNGRSFQMTAVAPTEVVKLGTTEVWEFANDGGMMTMAHPIHVHDQQFQVLERRHGAGSSGVRDGYVDQGWKDTVLVMPGDRVKLLMRFADYSGLYLYHCHMLEHEDLGLMRNYRIEA; this comes from the coding sequence ATGACGAACCACGAATCCCTCACCCGCCGCGACTTCATGAACGGCGTCGGCATGGGCACTGCGGCACTGCTGGCTGGTTTGCCGCAAGTCGAAGCCGCGCCCGCAATGCAAAGCGCAAGCGATACCTTTGAACCGGACGTTGCTCTGGAGTTGATCGCCCTACCGCGCAGTGTTTCGCTGCGACCGGGGCGAGCAACATCCGTGTGGTCGTACCAGTCGCGCGTGCTGAAAGGGGATCCAGCAAGCGTGCAGGCGCTACCCGACAGCTACCTGGGCCCGATCCTGCGCCTGCGGCGCGGCCAAAAAGTCCGCATCGATTTCATCAACCGGCTGGACCAGCCGAGCACCGTGCACTGGCACGGCCTGCACGTCCCCGACACCATGGACGGGCATCCGCGCTTTGCGATCGGGCGGGGCGAGCGCTATCGCTACGAGTTCGAAGTGCGCAACCGCGCCGGCACCTACTGGTATCACCCCCACCCCCACGGCCATACGGGCGAGCAGGTGTATTTCGGCCTTGCCGGCCTGCTCCTGGTGAGCGATGAGGAGGAGCAGGCGCTGCCGCTGCCACGCGGCCAATACGATCTGCCGATCGTCATTCAGGATCGCAGCTTCGACGACGGCAACCAACTCCGCTACCTCAGCGGCACCGGGCCGACTGCGCGCGGCGACGCATCCGGCGCGCCGTCTGCACCGGGCAACACGATGGGCGGTGGGGCAATGATGGGCGGCATGATGAGCCGCGGGGCCATGATGTCGGGCGGCATGGGCGACATGATGACGCGCATGATGGGGTTCCTTGGCGACACCGTCCTGGTCAACGGCCGCCCGGAGTCATTGATCGAGGTCGCCACGCACCCCTATCGGCTGCGTATCCTGAACGGCTCCAACTCGCGCATCTACAAGCTGGCGTGGCAGGACGGCCGGCCACTCACCGTGATCGGCACCGATGGCGGGCTGCTGGAGCGGCCGGTGCACAAGGACTACGTGATGCTGGCCCCCGCCGAGCGCGTTGAACTGTGGGCCGACTTCAGCAAGGACGATCTGGGCACGCAGCTCACGATGATAAGTCTTGCGTTTGAAGGCGCCATGGGGCGCATGATGGACATGATGGGTGGCGGCTCCATGGGGGACGCGATGGGCGGCTCGTCGCTGGCCGCTGGTGCACGGTTTCCGATATTCACGGTCAAGGTTGCGCGCAAGGTAAACGGGTCGCTCCAACTGCCCGATCGGCTGTCTGCGATCTCCTGGCCGCGCCTGCAGGATGCAGTCAACCGTGCGAAGCCAAGAACGTTCCGCATCACGATGGCGCAGATGCAATGGGGCTTCAACGGCCGCAGCTTCCAGATGACGGCTGTGGCGCCCACTGAAGTTGTGAAGCTGGGAACCACGGAGGTTTGGGAGTTCGCCAACGACGGCGGCATGATGACGATGGCGCATCCAATCCACGTGCACGATCAGCAATTTCAGGTGCTGGAGCGGCGCCACGGCGCGGGCAGCAGCGGCGTACGCGATGGCTATGTCGATCAAGGCTGGAAAGACACTGTGCTGGTGATGCCGGGTGATCGCGTGAAGCTCTTGATGCGTTTCGCCGACTATTCGGGGCTCTACCTTTATCACTGCCACATGCTGGAGCATGAGGATCTGGGCCTCATGCGCAATTACCGCATCGAGGCTTGA